Proteins encoded within one genomic window of Ctenopharyngodon idella isolate HZGC_01 chromosome 6, HZGC01, whole genome shotgun sequence:
- the si:ch73-71c20.5 gene encoding DUF4748 domain-containing protein, with the protein MAAPCRNLMRSTLQGLYQLSNRTLWIGSHFEQIAARLRPQEDVLHSRALHCGHYALQTITKMESPKVMNTQKGAEPENKTNQQKKEEEEEDEEDEDNRPEYIPKRKAKNPMMKIGYAWMIGLPTGIIGFILAKRQVDKNRLKQLKIRQRMKRSNEGDYESDRYKPASRMQ; encoded by the exons GTTTATATCAGCTATCAAATAGGACACTGTGGATAGGATCACACTTTGAGCAGATAGCTGCCCGTCTCAGACCGCAGGAGGATGTTTTGCACAGCAGAGCCCTACACTGTGGACATTATGCCTTACAAACCATCACCAAGATGGAATCTCCAAAAGTTATGAACACACAGAAAGGAGCTGAACCTGAAAATAAGACCAACcaacaaaagaaagaagaggaggaggaggatgaggaagatgaagatAACAGGCCTGAGTACATCCCCAAAAGAAAAGCCAAAAATCCAATGATGAAGATTGGATATGCATG GATGATTGGCCTGCCTACTGGAATCATCGGCTTTATTCTGGCAAAGAGACAGGTGGACAAGAACCGACTGAAGCAGCTGAAAATCAGACAGAGAATGAAGCGATCCAACGAGGGAGATTACGAGAGTGACCGATATAAACCAGCCTCCAGGATGCAGTGA